In Deltaproteobacteria bacterium, one DNA window encodes the following:
- a CDS encoding RsbRD N-terminal domain-containing protein produces the protein MTSNARIRLDELIGRKRPAIQSEWADLTLETYPSDSRRFLKKQKDPFANPVGTTISKEIEYLLEEFLKGGEEDRITPILDRIIRIRAVQDFTPSQAVAFVYLLKKIIRTHLEKDIREYRLYDELAEIEARIDRLALLAFDVYMKCREKLYELRANQASQRVSRLLRKTGLISEIPKWGEESQDHCGT, from the coding sequence ATGACCTCAAATGCACGCATAAGACTGGACGAGCTCATAGGGCGAAAAAGACCGGCTATCCAAAGTGAATGGGCGGATCTGACCCTGGAAACTTATCCTTCCGATTCCAGGCGGTTTCTCAAGAAACAAAAAGACCCCTTTGCCAATCCGGTCGGAACGACCATCTCTAAAGAAATCGAGTATCTTCTTGAGGAGTTTCTTAAGGGTGGAGAGGAAGATCGGATCACTCCTATTCTGGACAGAATCATCCGGATCAGGGCCGTCCAGGACTTTACCCCTTCCCAGGCCGTCGCCTTTGTTTATCTTCTGAAAAAGATCATCCGCACCCATTTGGAAAAGGATATTCGCGAGTACCGTCTTTACGACGAACTGGCTGAGATCGAGGCCAGGATCGATCGGTTGGCCCTGCTGGCCTTTGACGTCTATATGAAGTGCCGCGAGAAGCTCTACGAGTTGAGGGCGAATCAGGCTTCCCAGCGGGTTTCAAGGCTTCTCCGGAAAACGGGCCTGATCAGTGAGATTCCAAAATGGGGAGAGGAATCCCAGGACCATTGCGGCACATAG
- a CDS encoding RlmE family RNA methyltransferase — MGKGGRWEDHFTRRAKKENWRARSVYKLEEIDRRFKVFRPGYRVLDLGAFPGSWSQYSLKRVGAKGDVVGIDLKEPEHLEAPNFTFILADILTLAPGDLKQAIGPRDIVISDLAPRTTGIRVTDESRSLTLAVKALEIALAILRPKGNFLCKVFEGENLRSFKEELARGFKMVRAIRPSAVRKRSREIYLLGLERLDPQDPLER, encoded by the coding sequence ATGGGAAAAGGAGGCAGGTGGGAGGACCATTTCACACGCAGGGCCAAAAAAGAAAACTGGCGGGCACGCTCCGTCTATAAGCTCGAAGAAATCGACCGTCGTTTCAAGGTTTTTCGGCCCGGGTACAGGGTTCTGGATCTGGGGGCCTTTCCAGGGTCCTGGTCCCAATACAGCCTGAAAAGAGTGGGGGCGAAAGGGGACGTCGTCGGGATCGACCTGAAGGAACCTGAGCACCTGGAGGCACCCAATTTCACCTTTATCCTGGCGGATATCTTGACCCTGGCTCCCGGGGATCTGAAGCAGGCGATCGGCCCGAGAGACATTGTAATCAGCGATCTGGCTCCCCGGACCACGGGGATCCGTGTAACCGACGAAAGCCGTTCCCTGACCCTGGCCGTGAAGGCCCTGGAGATCGCTCTGGCCATCCTGAGGCCTAAAGGAAACTTCCTCTGCAAGGTGTTCGAAGGAGAAAACTTGAGGTCTTTCAAAGAGGAACTGGCCCGGGGCTTCAAGATGGTCCGGGCAATTCGGCCCTCGGCGGTTAGAAAAAGAAGCAGGGAGATCTATCTCCTTGGGCTCGAACGATTGGATCCCCAGGATCCCTTAGAGAGGTGA
- a CDS encoding endonuclease III domain-containing protein — translation MDGRPEGEGPLKSLSVTGRRLRKMFDLLLDRFGPQKWWPAENALEMMVGAILTQNTNWKNVERAIVNLKGRGLLTLDRIYSVPNEELAEVIRPAGYFNIKAKRLKNLVTFILEEYDGDLEAFLTEEPAKIRAGLLSVRGVGPETADSIILYGAGAPVFVVDAYTHRILSRHGMIAEEAAYDEIQALFMDHLPEDPRLFNEFHALIVKVGKEYCRRKPLCRDCPLETWGPQSPGR, via the coding sequence ATGGACGGCAGACCTGAGGGGGAGGGACCATTGAAGAGTCTTAGCGTTACAGGTCGGAGGCTTCGGAAGATGTTTGATCTCCTCCTGGACCGTTTCGGCCCCCAGAAATGGTGGCCTGCTGAAAATGCACTGGAAATGATGGTGGGAGCCATTCTCACCCAGAATACCAACTGGAAAAATGTGGAACGGGCCATTGTCAACCTGAAAGGGCGGGGCCTGCTCACCCTGGATCGAATCTACTCCGTGCCCAACGAAGAATTGGCGGAAGTGATCCGGCCCGCCGGGTATTTCAATATCAAGGCGAAACGGCTCAAGAACCTCGTGACTTTCATCCTGGAGGAATATGACGGAGATCTTGAGGCCTTCCTCACCGAAGAACCCGCCAAAATCCGGGCAGGGCTTCTTTCGGTAAGAGGCGTAGGACCTGAGACTGCCGACAGCATCATTCTCTATGGGGCGGGGGCACCTGTTTTCGTTGTGGACGCCTATACCCACCGCATCCTTTCCCGCCACGGGATGATAGCCGAGGAGGCCGCCTACGACGAGATTCAGGCCCTGTTCATGGATCACCTCCCCGAGGATCCCCGGCTTTTCAACGAGTTTCACGCCCTGATCGTTAAGGTGGGAAAGGAATATTGCCGCAGGAAACCCCTTTGCCGGGATTGCCCGCTTGAAACCTGGGGCCCCCAGAGTCCCGGCAGGTGA
- a CDS encoding YebC/PmpR family DNA-binding transcriptional regulator, producing the protein MSGHSKWSSIKHKKGALDAKRGKIFTKLIKEITVAARLGGGDPNGNPRLRQAILAAKSENMPKDNIERAIKKGTGELEGTSYEEVNYEAYGPGGVAVLINCLTDNKNRTVADLKHILDRHGGSLGEPGCVAWMFEKKGLIVFDKDKVDEEQLMEVALDAGAEDIKEEDSTFEVHIPPSEFEAVKKAFDEEGLKYNLAEISMVPQNTVRLEGKKAEQMLNLMEMLEDNDDVNNVYANFDIPDEVMEALG; encoded by the coding sequence ATGTCCGGTCATTCAAAATGGAGCTCCATAAAACATAAAAAGGGAGCCCTGGATGCAAAAAGGGGGAAAATCTTCACCAAACTGATCAAGGAAATCACTGTCGCCGCCCGCTTGGGCGGGGGCGATCCCAACGGCAACCCCCGCCTCAGACAGGCCATTCTTGCCGCCAAGTCTGAAAACATGCCGAAGGACAACATCGAGAGGGCCATCAAGAAGGGTACAGGGGAACTGGAAGGAACCTCTTACGAGGAGGTCAATTACGAGGCATACGGTCCCGGTGGTGTTGCCGTCCTTATCAATTGCTTGACGGACAACAAGAACAGAACTGTGGCCGATCTGAAACACATCCTGGACCGCCACGGCGGAAGCCTCGGGGAGCCCGGCTGCGTGGCCTGGATGTTCGAGAAAAAAGGCCTGATCGTCTTTGACAAGGACAAGGTGGACGAGGAACAGCTCATGGAGGTGGCCCTGGATGCGGGGGCCGAAGACATCAAGGAGGAGGATTCCACCTTCGAGGTCCATATCCCTCCCTCTGAATTCGAAGCAGTCAAGAAGGCCTTTGACGAAGAGGGGTTGAAATACAACCTTGCGGAGATCAGCATGGTTCCCCAGAATACGGTCAGGCTGGAAGGGAAAAAGGCGGAACAGATGTTGAACCTGATGGAGATGCTCGAAGACAACGACGATGTAAACAACGTGTATGCAAACTTCGATATCCCCGACGAGGTCATGGAGGCCCTGGGGTGA
- a CDS encoding 4Fe-4S dicluster domain-containing protein, with translation MGMDRRQFLKVMGLSTALGLGGKAAWDFFAPGQAEAALKEAPLTEGKKWGMVVDMSKMTDQVLDECIAACHREHNVPDLGNSKEEVKWIWKETYEHTFPEQEHEYSVEKYRHKNFLLICNHCTNPPCCRVCPTKATWKREDGIVMMDQHRCIGCRFCMAACPFGARSFNWGDPRKAPKELNPDFPTNPQYPTRSKGVVEKCTFCAERLAKGKLPACVEAANRMGPNILTFGDLDDPESEVRKLLRSHYTIRRKPELGTGPNVYYIV, from the coding sequence ATGGGTATGGACAGAAGACAATTCCTCAAAGTAATGGGTCTCTCCACCGCCCTTGGGCTCGGGGGAAAGGCCGCCTGGGATTTCTTTGCACCTGGCCAGGCGGAGGCAGCTCTGAAGGAGGCTCCGCTTACCGAAGGCAAGAAATGGGGCATGGTCGTGGACATGAGCAAGATGACCGACCAGGTCCTGGACGAGTGTATCGCGGCATGCCACAGGGAACACAATGTTCCTGACCTCGGGAACAGCAAGGAAGAAGTCAAGTGGATCTGGAAAGAGACCTATGAACATACCTTTCCGGAACAGGAGCACGAATACAGCGTCGAGAAATACAGGCACAAGAATTTTCTCCTGATATGCAACCACTGCACCAACCCCCCCTGCTGCCGGGTGTGTCCCACCAAGGCGACATGGAAACGGGAAGACGGTATAGTGATGATGGATCAGCATCGCTGTATCGGTTGCCGTTTCTGTATGGCCGCCTGCCCTTTCGGTGCCAGGAGCTTCAACTGGGGGGATCCCAGAAAGGCCCCGAAGGAATTAAACCCGGATTTTCCCACTAACCCCCAATACCCGACCCGATCAAAGGGTGTGGTGGAGAAGTGCACCTTTTGCGCCGAAAGGCTAGCCAAAGGAAAACTGCCGGCCTGTGTGGAGGCCGCCAATCGTATGGGCCCGAATATCTTGACGTTCGGCGACCTGGACGATCCGGAGTCCGAAGTCCGAAAACTGCTCCGTTCCCATTACACCATTCGGAGAAAACCCGAACTTGGGACAGGCCCCAACGTCTATTATATTGTGTGA
- a CDS encoding (Fe-S)-binding protein produces MSDVPKPEELARIDHRPPELKGWMDMPVEIKQGIACYGGKPQNLEYVGLPNPREWSPFDEDWKLPENWKEIFLEGLRERLERFRSLKVFMDICVRCGACADKCHFFIGGGDPKNMPVLRAELLRSIYRREYTTAGKILGRLAGAREITVDVLKELWYYFFQCTECRRCSLFCPYGIDTAEITILGRELLNLLGLNIDWISAPVANCYRTGNHLGIQPHAYKDMIEFFVDDIEEITGVRVEPSFNRKGAEILFITPSGDVFADPGTYTCMGYLMLFHYLQDLGLDITWSTFASEGGNFGYFTSHEMAKRLNAKMYAEAKRLGVKWILGGECGHMWRVINQYMDTFNGPADFLEEPVSPITGTKFENAKSTKMVHIVEFTADLIKHNKLKLDPSRNDNIVVTFHDSCNPARGMGFLEEPRYVIKSVCNHFYEMPENTIREQTFCCGSGAGLNAGEDMELRMRGGLPRANAVKHVHEKHGVNMLACICAIDRAVFPPLMDYWVPGVNVTGVHELVGNALILDGEQERTTNLRGEPLPGMEEEEDV; encoded by the coding sequence ATGTCAGACGTCCCAAAACCGGAAGAACTCGCAAGGATAGACCATCGCCCTCCTGAATTGAAAGGGTGGATGGACATGCCCGTGGAGATCAAGCAGGGGATCGCTTGTTACGGTGGAAAGCCTCAGAATCTGGAATACGTCGGGCTTCCCAATCCCCGGGAATGGTCTCCGTTCGATGAGGACTGGAAACTGCCGGAAAACTGGAAGGAAATCTTCCTGGAAGGATTGAGAGAACGGCTGGAGCGTTTCAGGTCCCTGAAGGTCTTCATGGATATCTGTGTACGGTGCGGTGCCTGTGCGGACAAGTGCCACTTCTTCATCGGGGGCGGGGACCCCAAAAACATGCCGGTCCTCAGGGCGGAGCTCCTCCGCTCGATTTACCGCAGGGAGTATACGACTGCCGGCAAGATCCTCGGTCGTCTCGCGGGGGCGCGGGAAATAACCGTGGATGTCCTGAAGGAGCTCTGGTATTACTTTTTCCAGTGTACCGAGTGCCGCCGCTGTTCCCTTTTTTGCCCTTACGGAATCGACACGGCGGAAATCACCATCCTGGGAAGGGAGCTGCTGAATCTCCTGGGACTGAATATCGACTGGATTTCAGCACCAGTGGCCAACTGCTACCGGACGGGAAACCACCTGGGAATCCAGCCCCACGCATACAAGGACATGATTGAGTTCTTCGTGGACGATATCGAGGAGATCACGGGCGTGCGGGTGGAGCCCAGCTTCAACCGCAAGGGCGCCGAGATTCTCTTCATCACTCCTTCGGGAGACGTCTTCGCCGACCCCGGAACTTATACCTGCATGGGTTATCTCATGCTGTTCCACTATCTCCAGGACCTCGGGCTGGATATAACCTGGAGCACCTTTGCCTCTGAAGGGGGAAACTTCGGTTACTTCACCTCCCATGAGATGGCCAAGAGGCTCAATGCCAAGATGTATGCCGAGGCCAAGCGTCTCGGGGTGAAATGGATCCTGGGCGGAGAGTGCGGGCACATGTGGAGGGTGATCAACCAGTATATGGATACCTTCAACGGCCCGGCGGATTTCCTGGAGGAACCCGTTTCTCCCATTACCGGCACGAAGTTCGAAAATGCCAAGAGTACCAAGATGGTGCACATCGTGGAATTCACGGCGGACCTTATAAAGCATAACAAGCTGAAGCTGGATCCAAGCCGCAACGACAACATCGTCGTTACCTTCCACGATTCCTGTAACCCTGCAAGGGGCATGGGGTTCTTAGAAGAACCCAGGTATGTCATCAAGAGTGTCTGCAATCATTTTTACGAGATGCCGGAAAACACTATCCGGGAGCAGACCTTTTGCTGCGGCAGCGGGGCCGGATTGAACGCCGGGGAGGACATGGAGCTCCGAATGAGGGGAGGACTTCCGCGGGCAAACGCCGTCAAACATGTCCATGAAAAACACGGTGTGAACATGCTGGCCTGCATCTGTGCCATCGACCGGGCGGTATTTCCCCCGCTCATGGATTACTGGGTTCCAGGGGTGAACGTGACCGGTGTGCATGAGCTTGTCGGCAATGCCCTGATCCTTGACGGCGAGCAGGAGAGAACGACCAATTTACGCGGTGAACCACTCCCGGGTATGGAGGAAGAAGAGGATGTATGA
- the fusA gene encoding elongation factor G: protein MASDKKLINTRNIGIIAHIDAGKTTITERILFYTGRVHKMGEVHDGEATMDWMLEERERGITITSAVTSCQWLGRSINIIDTPGHVDFTIEVERSLRVLDGAIGVFCAVGGVEPQSETVWHQADRYRVPKIAFINKMDRIGADFFRAVNMIRERLGADPMILQLPWGSEDTFTGVIDLIKMKAILWEEDTLGAAYKEIPIPDDLRDQAREHREALLESLADKDDHIMDLYLSEQEIGDHELKRAIREATVRLKAVPILCGAALRNKGIQPLLDAIVDYLPSPLDIPPITGIVPGTNKRETRAADRKGPLSALAFKVQMDQGRKMTYIRIYSGTLKTGETVYNPGKKVKEKLARLLKMHSNKRERINEASAGDIIATMGLKLTTTGDTLTTEEHPILLENISFNEPVISVALEPKRIQDQDRLLDALAKLSDEDPTFKYRIDEETGQTIISGMGELHLDIVVGRIRREFQVETNQGKPQVVYRETITRDVEHEEIFQKELAGQQHIAGVVLALKPLTRGTGNRFVDRCENPDLTEEFLRAIQEGIQEAAMSGTLLGYPVLDVETALLNVHIHENFTDEMAFRVAATMAFQKAMEKAEPILLEPIMKTEILVPEEFVGEVIGDLNARQGKIEQITAKGPVQVLTASVPLSKMFGYSTALRSVTQGRGTFSMQFSHYDQA, encoded by the coding sequence ATGGCATCCGATAAAAAACTCATCAACACCCGCAATATCGGCATCATCGCCCACATCGACGCGGGCAAGACCACCATAACGGAGCGGATCCTGTTTTACACGGGCCGTGTCCATAAAATGGGAGAGGTCCATGACGGCGAAGCCACCATGGACTGGATGCTGGAGGAACGGGAAAGGGGGATCACCATAACCTCCGCCGTGACTTCCTGTCAGTGGCTCGGGCGGAGCATCAACATCATCGACACCCCGGGACACGTCGATTTTACCATTGAGGTGGAACGCTCCCTGAGGGTCCTGGACGGTGCCATCGGCGTTTTCTGTGCGGTGGGAGGCGTGGAACCCCAGTCCGAAACGGTTTGGCACCAGGCCGACCGTTACCGGGTGCCCAAGATCGCCTTCATCAACAAGATGGACCGGATCGGAGCGGATTTCTTTCGTGCGGTGAACATGATCCGTGAACGCCTCGGCGCGGATCCAATGATCCTTCAGTTGCCCTGGGGCTCCGAGGACACCTTCACCGGGGTCATTGATCTCATCAAGATGAAGGCCATTCTGTGGGAAGAAGATACCCTTGGGGCGGCATATAAAGAAATCCCCATTCCGGATGATCTCAGGGACCAGGCCCGGGAACACAGGGAGGCCTTGCTCGAGAGCTTGGCCGACAAAGACGATCACATCATGGATCTCTATCTCTCGGAACAGGAGATCGGAGATCATGAGCTGAAGCGGGCAATCCGTGAAGCCACCGTTCGATTAAAGGCCGTGCCCATCCTCTGCGGTGCCGCCCTTCGAAACAAGGGCATCCAACCGCTCCTGGACGCCATCGTCGACTATCTTCCTTCACCCCTGGACATACCGCCAATTACCGGCATCGTTCCGGGAACCAACAAGAGGGAGACCCGTGCCGCCGACAGGAAGGGTCCTTTATCGGCCCTGGCCTTCAAGGTCCAGATGGACCAGGGCAGAAAGATGACCTACATCCGGATCTATTCCGGCACCCTCAAAACCGGAGAGACGGTTTACAATCCCGGAAAAAAGGTAAAGGAAAAGCTTGCGCGCCTGCTGAAGATGCATTCCAACAAGAGGGAGCGGATCAATGAGGCGTCTGCCGGCGATATCATCGCCACCATGGGCCTGAAACTCACAACCACCGGGGACACCCTTACGACCGAGGAGCACCCCATTCTTCTCGAAAACATCAGCTTCAACGAGCCGGTCATCAGCGTGGCCCTGGAGCCCAAACGCATTCAAGACCAAGACAGACTCTTGGACGCCTTGGCGAAGCTTTCCGACGAGGACCCGACTTTCAAGTACCGGATCGACGAGGAAACGGGCCAAACCATCATTTCAGGAATGGGGGAACTTCACCTCGACATCGTCGTCGGGCGAATCAGGCGGGAATTCCAGGTGGAAACCAACCAGGGGAAACCCCAGGTGGTATACAGGGAGACCATCACCCGGGATGTGGAACACGAAGAGATCTTTCAGAAAGAACTGGCTGGCCAACAACACATTGCAGGCGTAGTGCTGGCTCTGAAGCCTCTTACCAGGGGAACGGGCAACCGATTTGTGGACCGGTGCGAGAATCCCGATCTGACCGAAGAATTCTTGAGGGCCATCCAGGAGGGAATCCAGGAGGCGGCCATGAGCGGAACTTTGCTGGGATACCCCGTGCTGGACGTTGAAACCGCCCTCTTGAACGTCCATATCCACGAAAATTTCACAGATGAGATGGCCTTCCGGGTCGCAGCCACCATGGCCTTTCAAAAGGCGATGGAAAAGGCGGAACCAATCCTTCTGGAGCCCATAATGAAAACCGAAATCCTCGTGCCCGAAGAATTCGTGGGGGAGGTTATCGGTGACTTGAATGCCCGGCAAGGTAAAATCGAACAGATTACAGCCAAGGGCCCGGTCCAGGTCCTCACAGCCAGCGTTCCTCTTTCCAAGATGTTCGGATACTCCACCGCTCTCAGGTCCGTGACCCAAGGCCGAGGGACCTTCAGCATGCAATTCAGCCACTATGATCAAGCATGA
- the nrfD gene encoding polysulfide reductase NrfD, whose protein sequence is MLDKAIKGSQAYWGWLIALVVLMGIGFACYLYQWFEGLRITGMSRDVSWGFYIGQLTYFVGVAASGVMVVLPYYLHDYKAFGRITIMGEFLAVAAIVMCGLFVMVDLGYLPRMLNIMLYPNPKSILFWDMIVLNVYMLLNIIIGWNVLSAERKGVPYQKWIKVLIYISIPWAFSIHTVTAFLYAGLPGRHYWLTAIMAARFLSSAFCSGPALLILLCLIVKKFTKFDPGKEQIRTLGGIVAYAMIINVFFFFLELFTAFYSQIPGHMHPIQYLFVGLEGHNRLAPWMWTAAFFALVALILLIVPATRRRPDVLAVACVAVIISTWIDKGFGLVPGGFIPNPFERVTEYWPTVPEIFISVGIWATGFFILTVLYKVAVSVKEEVAA, encoded by the coding sequence ATGCTCGACAAAGCAATCAAGGGAAGTCAGGCATACTGGGGTTGGCTCATTGCCCTGGTCGTACTCATGGGAATAGGTTTCGCGTGTTATCTCTACCAGTGGTTCGAGGGATTGCGGATCACCGGAATGAGCCGGGATGTTTCCTGGGGTTTTTATATCGGCCAGCTTACCTATTTCGTGGGGGTGGCCGCCTCGGGCGTAATGGTGGTTCTGCCCTATTACCTCCACGACTATAAGGCCTTCGGCCGGATCACCATCATGGGGGAATTCCTGGCCGTGGCGGCCATCGTCATGTGCGGCCTCTTCGTGATGGTGGATCTCGGGTATCTGCCCCGGATGCTCAACATCATGCTCTATCCCAACCCGAAGTCCATCCTTTTTTGGGACATGATTGTTCTGAATGTCTATATGCTCCTCAATATCATCATCGGCTGGAATGTATTGAGTGCCGAACGAAAGGGCGTTCCCTATCAGAAATGGATTAAGGTCCTTATCTATATTTCTATTCCCTGGGCATTCAGCATCCATACCGTGACGGCTTTTCTCTATGCCGGGCTGCCGGGCCGACATTACTGGCTGACGGCCATCATGGCGGCGCGTTTCCTGAGTTCCGCCTTCTGCTCGGGACCCGCCCTCCTGATCCTCTTATGCCTGATCGTGAAAAAGTTCACCAAGTTCGATCCTGGAAAGGAACAGATCCGGACCCTGGGCGGCATTGTCGCCTATGCCATGATCATCAACGTATTCTTCTTTTTCCTCGAGCTTTTCACCGCCTTTTACAGCCAAATCCCGGGACATATGCATCCCATCCAGTACCTTTTCGTCGGCCTGGAAGGCCATAACCGGCTGGCCCCGTGGATGTGGACCGCGGCCTTTTTCGCCCTGGTGGCTTTGATCCTTTTGATCGTCCCCGCGACCCGAAGGAGGCCCGATGTTCTGGCGGTGGCCTGTGTCGCGGTCATCATCTCCACCTGGATCGATAAGGGATTCGGCTTGGTGCCGGGAGGTTTTATCCCCAATCCTTTCGAAAGGGTCACCGAGTACTGGCCCACGGTGCCTGAGATCTTTATCTCAGTAGGAATCTGGGCCACCGGTTTCTTTATCCTGACCGTGCTTTACAAGGTGGCCGTCTCCGTGAAGGAAGAGGTCGCAGCCTGA
- the dsrJ gene encoding sulfate reduction electron transfer complex DsrMKJOP subunit DsrJ, with translation MYDGGKIITGLIIGVGLLLLPFWYNAGKAAKAPDPRLTEKAKQAKICVAETSYMKTSHMHLLDRWRNEAVRDGDRYYKTAGGQVYYKSLQDTCMECHSNKSKFCDQCHNFMGVSPYCWDCHIAPKENN, from the coding sequence ATGTATGACGGAGGCAAAATCATCACCGGTCTGATTATTGGGGTAGGGTTGCTGCTGCTTCCTTTCTGGTACAATGCCGGGAAGGCGGCCAAGGCACCGGATCCCCGACTGACGGAGAAAGCGAAGCAGGCGAAGATCTGCGTCGCGGAGACATCCTACATGAAGACCTCCCATATGCATCTGCTGGATCGCTGGAGGAACGAGGCGGTCCGCGATGGGGATCGGTATTATAAGACTGCGGGGGGCCAAGTTTATTACAAGAGCCTCCAGGATACCTGCATGGAGTGCCATTCCAATAAGAGCAAGTTTTGTGATCAATGTCACAATTTCATGGGGGTCAGCCCCTACTGCTGGGACTGCCATATAGCGCCCAAGGAGAATAACTGA
- a CDS encoding cytochrome c3 family protein: MAAGLLTAADTPDVVKIENQGYKKDRKGAVTFTHKKHSEDYKIACTECHHDYKDGKNLWKEGDPVKKCVECHDPKKKNGKVDKLMNAFHKDCKTCHKEVAAQGKKAPYKKCNDCHAKK, from the coding sequence ATGGCAGCCGGATTGCTGACTGCAGCGGATACACCTGATGTCGTAAAGATTGAAAACCAGGGTTATAAGAAAGACCGAAAAGGTGCCGTAACTTTCACCCATAAGAAACACAGCGAGGATTACAAGATCGCCTGCACGGAATGTCACCATGATTACAAGGACGGAAAAAACCTGTGGAAGGAAGGGGACCCGGTCAAGAAGTGTGTGGAGTGTCATGACCCCAAGAAAAAGAATGGAAAGGTCGACAAGTTGATGAACGCCTTTCATAAAGATTGCAAGACCTGCCACAAGGAAGTCGCAGCCCAGGGCAAAAAGGCTCCTTACAAAAAGTGCAACGACTGCCACGCCAAAAAATAG
- the dsrM gene encoding sulfate reduction electron transfer complex DsrMKJOP subunit DsrM yields MSLLFSVVAVVILVLIPWVGVGALDLRLLFGVIVPYAAILTFFVGIIMRVVGWARSPVPFRIPTTAGQQWSFPWIKSNPVDNPRNTRGVVLRMAFEILLFRSLFRNTRLEFRQGPKITYEWEKWLWLAALVFHYSFLVIFLRHLRFFLDPIPGFVHLLESLDGFLQMGVVPLSGLGVPGVYLTDMLLLLAVTYLFLRRIYIPQMRFISLSADYFPLFLILALGLTGILMRYFLRVDLTAVKELAMGLVTFRPKTPEGIGVIFYIHFFMLCVLIAYFPFSKLVHMAGIFLSPTRNLSNNSRFVRHVNPWNYPVEVHTYEEYEEEFRDKMIEAGLPVEKMPETPEEEADSAEEAGPKEEAAKE; encoded by the coding sequence ATCAGCTTGCTCTTTTCAGTGGTGGCCGTCGTGATACTCGTCCTCATTCCCTGGGTTGGCGTGGGGGCTCTGGATTTACGCCTGCTGTTCGGGGTTATCGTACCTTATGCGGCCATCCTCACCTTTTTTGTGGGAATCATAATGCGGGTGGTGGGTTGGGCACGATCCCCTGTTCCCTTCAGGATTCCCACCACAGCGGGCCAACAATGGAGCTTTCCCTGGATCAAGTCCAACCCCGTGGACAATCCGAGGAACACGAGGGGCGTGGTTCTCCGGATGGCTTTCGAGATTCTGCTGTTTCGATCCCTTTTCAGGAATACACGCCTCGAATTCAGGCAAGGGCCCAAGATCACCTATGAGTGGGAAAAGTGGCTTTGGCTGGCGGCTCTGGTCTTCCATTATTCCTTCCTCGTGATTTTCCTCCGGCACCTGCGTTTTTTCCTGGACCCGATTCCGGGATTTGTACATCTGCTTGAAAGTCTCGATGGTTTTCTCCAGATGGGAGTGGTTCCTCTCAGTGGGCTTGGTGTCCCCGGGGTCTACCTGACTGACATGTTGCTCCTTCTCGCCGTGACTTATCTCTTTCTAAGGAGGATCTACATTCCCCAGATGCGTTTCATTTCCCTTTCCGCCGACTATTTCCCTCTTTTCCTGATCCTGGCTCTCGGACTCACGGGGATCCTGATGCGGTATTTTCTAAGGGTGGATCTTACCGCCGTGAAGGAACTGGCCATGGGCCTTGTCACCTTCAGGCCCAAGACCCCCGAGGGAATCGGTGTGATATTCTATATCCACTTTTTCATGCTCTGTGTCCTGATCGCTTATTTCCCTTTCAGCAAGCTCGTGCACATGGCCGGCATCTTCTTGAGCCCCACGAGAAATCTCTCCAACAACAGTCGGTTCGTCCGGCACGTCAATCCCTGGAATTATCCCGTCGAGGTGCATACTTATGAAGAATACGAGGAAGAGTTCAGGGATAAAATGATTGAGGCGGGCCTGCCCGTGGAGAAGATGCCCGAAACACCGGAAGAAGAGGCTGACTCAGCCGAAGAGGCCGGACCAAAAGAAGAAGCAGCAAAGGAGTAG
- a CDS encoding 4Fe-4S binding protein — protein MGYQVTVDHDKCEGCEECVEVCPVDVYEMQDGKSVPVNAEECLGCESCVEVCDQEAITVTEV, from the coding sequence ATGGGTTATCAAGTAACCGTTGATCATGACAAGTGTGAAGGGTGTGAGGAGTGCGTAGAGGTGTGCCCCGTGGACGTGTACGAGATGCAGGACGGAAAATCCGTGCCCGTGAACGCTGAAGAGTGCTTGGGCTGCGAGAGCTGTGTCGAGGTGTGTGACCAGGAGGCCATCACGGTAACAGAGGTCTAG